The proteins below are encoded in one region of Lactuca sativa cultivar Salinas chromosome 3, Lsat_Salinas_v11, whole genome shotgun sequence:
- the LOC111898512 gene encoding probable serine/threonine-protein kinase PBL15: MKAKDSPKTTWKPYCCSAENKVFHSFSRCRPSKSEFSKNVAPSPSFRRMSFSDLSRSSSMRLNEDIQSFGPDLFDFKLSELRGVTQNFSSNFLLGEGGFGKVHKGYVDETMRSGLKPQPVAVKLLDIEGLQGHREWLAEVIFLGQLRHPNLVKLIGYCCEEEERLLVYEFMPRGSLENHLFKRISVCLAWGIRIRIAIGAAKGLAFLHGAESPVIYRDFKTSNILLDSDFNAKLSDFGLATMGPEGSNTHVTTRVMGTYGYAAPEYVNTGHLTTKSDIYSFGVVLLELLTGRRAMDKKRPKSEQNLVDFARPYLTSSRRVRAIIDPRLGGQYSVKGAKEVALLALYCVSLNPKDRPKMPVIIETLEGVKNLKDMAISSGQWAPPPTQKTARNAVYMPKESKDMNGGGRIYWKQTPVKTVSTKG, from the exons atgaaagCGAAGGACTCACCAAAAACTACATGGAAACCCTACTGCTGTTCGGCTGAAAACAAGGTTTTTCACAGCTTTAGCCGTTGCAGACCCTCAAAATCGGAATTCTCGAAAAATGTAGCCCCATCACCTTCTTTCAGACGCATGTCTTTCTCAGATCTAAGCAGGTCGTCTTCTATGCGTCTTAATGAAGACATACAGAGCTTCGGACCAGACTTGTTTGATTTTAAACTGAGTGAGCTCCGAGGTGTAACTCAGAATTTCTCGAGTAATTTTTTGCTGGGTGAAGGAGGGTTCGGGAAAGTGCATAAGGGTTATGTCGATGAAACCATGAGATCCGGGTTAAAACCTCAACCCGTTGCTGTTAAGCTTCTTGATATTGAAGGATTACAAGGTCATCGAGAATGGCTT GCGGAGGTGATATTTCTGGGTCAACTAAGGCATCCTAATCTGGTGAAATTGATTGGATattgttgtgaagaagaagagaggcttcTTGTTTACGAATTTATGCCTCGTGGAAGTTTGGAGAATCATTTGTTCAAGA GGATTTCGGTTTGTTTGGCATGGGGGATTAGGATAAGAATTGCAATAGGCGCGGCTAAAGGTCTTGCATTCTTGCATGGTGCTGAAAGCCCTGTTATATATCGTGACTTCAAAACATCCAACATCTTACTTGATTCC GATTTTAATGCGAAATTATCTGATTTTGGGCTGGCAACAATGGGTCCAGAAGGATCGAACACTCATGTTACTACTAGAGTTATGGGCACCTATGGATATGCTGCCCCTGAATATGTCAACACCG GGCACTTAACCACAAAGAGCGACATTTACAGCTTTGGAGTAGTGTTGTTAGAACTATTGACAGGAAGAAGGGCAATGGATAAAAAGAGACCAAAAAGCGAACAAAATCTTGTTGACTTTGCAAGGCCGTATTTGACTAGCAGCCGAAGGGTGCGTGCGATAATTGACCCACGGTTAGGGGGACAATATTCGGTTAAAGGAGCCAAAGAGGTTGCCCTTTTGGCCTTATATTGTGTGAGTTTGAACCCTAAAGATAGGCCCAAAATGCCTGTGATCATTGAGACCCTTGAAGGAGTTAAGAATTTGAAAGATATGGCTATTAGTTCTGGACAGTGGGCCCCACCCCCTACACAGAAGACAGCAAGAAATGCGGTTTATATGCCCAAAGAAAGCAAAGATATGAATGGAGGAGGTCGGATTTATTGGAAACAAACTCCTGTCAAGACAGTGAGCACTAAGGGCTAG
- the LOC111898510 gene encoding MOB kinase activator-like 1A, translating into MSLFGLGRNQRTFRPKKSAPSGSKGAQLRQHIDATLGSGNLREAVRLPPGEDINEWLAVNTVDFFNQVNLLYGTLTEFCTPEICPTMTAGPKYEYRWADGVQIKKPIEVSAPKYVEFLMDWIESQLDDESIFPQRLGAPFPANFRDVVKTIFKRLFRVYAHIYHTHFQKIVSLKEEAHLNTCFKHFILFTCEFSLIDKKELAPLHELIESIVTY; encoded by the exons ATGAGCCTTTTCGGTCTCGGCAG GAACCAAAGGACATTTCGTCCAAAGAAGAGTGCACCTTCTGGGAGTAAG GGTGCACAACTAAGGCAACACATTGATGCTACTTTGGGTAGTGGAAACCTGAGGGAAGCTGTGAGACTTCCTCCTGGGGAGGATATCAATGAATGGCTTGCTGTCAACA CTGTGGATTTCTTCAACCAGGTGAATCTTCTCTATGGCACCCTAACTGAGTTCTGTACACCAGAGATTTGTCCAACTATGACTGCGGGTCCCAA gtaTGAATATCGATGGGCAGATGGTGTGCAGATCAAGAAGCCTATTGAAGTCTCGGCTCCAAAATATGTTGAGTTCTTGATGGATTGGATTGAATCACAGTTAGATGATGAATCCATATTTCCTCAAAGGCTTG GAGCACCATTCCCAGCCAATTTCAGGGACGTTGTGAAAACAATATTTAAACGGTTGTTTCGTGTATATGCTCATATCTACCATACACATTTTCAGAAGATTGTGAGTCTTAAAGAGGAAGCCCATCTAAACACATGTTTCAAGCATTTTATACTATTTACATGT GAGTTTTCATTGATTGACAAGAAGGAGCTAGCTCCACTTCATGAGCTTATAGAATCCATTGTTACTTATTGA
- the LOC111898511 gene encoding pentatricopeptide repeat-containing protein At5g40400 — MNRSPVNPTLLKSVLKIHHLSNSAFSSLQTLPDSKTSSFLNPLYNFLPHTQNPSKIVDTICTNLKERRTALLEKDMIPHLGTEEVSRVLLRCQSDPFAALTFFNWVKNDLAFLPTIHNYCLMLHILAWSRKFPQTMKLFSELIELNRNKPEKASIFENLVLCTKDCSWEPVVFDILLKAYLKAGLIHDGFVTFRKMVKLGFVPKIISINFLLNGLLKLDRINECWGIYEEMGKIGVHGNTFTFNILTHVICKSGDVDKVNGFLEKMEEEGFDPDIVTYNTLIDSYVTRGRLKDALYLYNIMCIRRVMPDLITHTSLINGLCKEGNVKEAHKLFHKMIQIGLNPDIYSYNTLICGYINKEMMQESRMLLHEMIRNGITPNKFTCLVLIEGYKKKGMLISAVNLIVELQRFGISVSRDLQIDLVIALCQVDKPFAAKSLWERIVKDGEETCMIKIYNELIVSFCKSNYVNEAIQVKDEMFFKNVNPSLVTYGVIIECLCRLNRTMEGEAFMRDMIEVGIQPDMTIFRSLVFGYCKEKNLNQAESLLILFAEEFQVCDNECYNEVFKGFCEKGDMGKSMEFQKRMQKIGFTPNSLSFKYAIDALIVNSGMLHTY, encoded by the coding sequence ATGAATCGAAGTCCAGTGAATCCAACCCTTCTCAAATCAGTTCTTAAAATCCATCACTTGTCAAACTCTGCGTTTTCATCCCTACAGACTTTACCCGATTCTAAAACAAGTTCATTCCTAAACCCACTCTACAATTTTCTCCCTCACACCCAAAACCCTAGCAAAATCGTTGATACTATATGCACAAATCTCAAAGAAAGAAGAACCGCTCTTCTTGAGAAAGACATGATCCCTCATCTGGGCACCGAAGAAGTCTCAAGAGTTCTTCTTAGATGCCAATCTGATCCGTTTGCAGCTCTTACCTTCTTCAATTGGGTTAAAAACGATCTAGCGTTTCTCCCAACTATTCATAACTACTGTCTTATGTTGCATATACTAGCTTGGTCTCGCAAGTTTCCACAGACAATGAAGCTTTTCTCCGAGTTAATAGAGCTCAACAGGAATAAACCTGAAAAAGCaagtatttttgaaaatttggttCTGTGCACCAAAGATTGTAGCTGGGAACCAGTTGTATTTGATATTCTTCTCAAGGCATACCTAAAAGCTGGTTTGATTCACGACGGTTTTGTTACTTTTAGGAAGATGGTGAAGCTTGGTTTTGTTCCAAAAATCATTTCTATCAACTTTCTTTTAAATGGGCTTTTGAAGTTGGATCGAATCAATGAATGTTGGGGAATTTATGAAGAAATGGGTAAAATCGGGGTACATGGTAACACGTTTACTTTCAACATATTAACTCATGTTATATGCAAGAGTGGGGATGTTGATAAGGTGAATGGGTTCTTAGAGAAGATGGAAGAAGAAGGATTTGATCCTGATATTGTCACATATAACACATTGATAGATAGCTATGTCACAAGAGGCCGATTAAAAGATGCACTCTATCTTTATAACATCATGTGTATAAGACGTGTGATGCCAGATTTGATTACTCATACATCTCTGATAAACGGGCTTTGTAAAGAAGGTAATGTAAAGGAAGCTCATAAGTTATTCCACAAAATGATTCAAATAGGGCTAAACCCAGACATATACTCATACAATACTCTTATATGTGGTTACATTAACAAGGAAATGATGCAAGAATCACGCATGTTGCTTCATGAAATGATCAGAAATGGGATTACCCCTAACAAGTTCACTTGTTTAGTACTTATAGAAGGATATAAAAAGAAAGGAATGTTGATTTCAGCTGTGAATCTTATTGTAGAGCTTCAAAGATTTGGAATATCAGTATCTAGAGATCTTCAAATTGATCTAGTCATTGCTTTGTGCCAGGTGGATAAACCTTTTGCAGCCAAGAGTCTATGGGAACGCATAGTGAAAGATGGTGAAGAAACTTGTATGATTAAAATCTACAATGAATTGATTGTTTCATTTTGTAAATCTAATTATGTAAATGAGGCTATACAGGTAAAAGACGAGATGTTTTTCAAGAATGTGAACCCAAGTTTGGTCACTTATGGAGTAATCATAGAGTGTTTGTGTAGACTAAATAGAACCATGGAGGGTGAAGCTTTCATGAGGGATATGATTGAAGTAGGCATCCAGCCTGATATGACAATTTTCAGATCTTTGGTTTTTGGGTATTGTAAAGAGAAGAATCTGAATCAAGCGGAGTCATTATTAATCTTGTTTGCAGAAGAGTTTCAAGTATGTGACAATGAATGCTATAATGAGGTTTTCAAAGGGTTTTGTGAGAAAGGTGATATGGGTAAGTCAATGGAGTTTCAGAAAAGGATGCAAAAAATTGGATTCACTCCAAATAGTCTGAGTTTTAAGTATGCAATTGATGCTCTCATTGTCAACTCTGGCATGCTTCATACATATTAA